The following proteins are co-located in the Desulfoscipio sp. XC116 genome:
- a CDS encoding TIGR01212 family radical SAM protein (This family includes YhcC from E. coli K-12, an uncharacterized radical SAM protein.), with protein sequence MQTNKNRYNIYSRHLINKFGQKVYKLPVNLPGSCPNRDGTLGYGGCIFCDEQGSGFDALPNTLSVTEQLRQNKEYFQRRFNAQKYIAYFQAFTNTYLPAEQFAANIKCAAAEEDIVGISVSTRPDCISEECLDILSRTQIEKEIDINIELGLQTVNYHTLKKINRGHTLAEFIDAVIRIHRRQFEICTHLILNLPWDNMHDVIENAKLISALGIRYVKLHSLYIVRNTELGNMYERGEFELISMDQYIRRMITFLEHLDPDIVIQRLVGKGPQNEVIFCNWDTSWWKIKTELERLLEAENTWQGKRFDYLNGKALRAAKY encoded by the coding sequence ATGCAAACAAATAAGAACAGGTACAATATATATTCCCGGCACTTAATCAATAAATTCGGGCAAAAGGTGTATAAACTGCCGGTTAATTTACCCGGCAGCTGTCCCAACCGGGACGGCACTCTGGGATACGGAGGATGTATTTTCTGCGATGAACAGGGTTCCGGATTTGACGCTTTGCCAAATACTTTGTCGGTAACAGAACAGCTCCGGCAGAATAAGGAATATTTCCAGCGACGATTTAACGCCCAAAAATACATAGCTTATTTTCAGGCATTTACCAATACATACCTGCCTGCCGAACAATTTGCCGCCAACATCAAGTGCGCGGCAGCCGAAGAAGACATAGTAGGCATTTCCGTTTCCACCAGGCCCGATTGTATCAGTGAGGAATGTCTGGATATATTATCAAGAACCCAGATCGAAAAAGAAATCGATATCAACATAGAGCTAGGTTTGCAAACCGTTAACTACCATACATTAAAAAAAATAAACCGGGGGCATACCCTGGCTGAATTTATTGATGCCGTAATCCGTATTCACCGCCGGCAATTTGAAATTTGTACTCACTTAATTTTAAATTTACCATGGGATAATATGCACGATGTAATTGAAAACGCCAAACTTATTTCCGCCCTGGGCATTCGTTATGTCAAACTACATTCATTGTACATAGTCCGCAATACCGAACTGGGGAATATGTACGAGCGCGGTGAGTTCGAGTTAATATCAATGGATCAATATATCAGGCGTATGATTACTTTTCTGGAGCATCTCGACCCGGATATTGTTATTCAGCGCCTGGTAGGTAAAGGTCCCCAAAACGAAGTTATTTTTTGCAATTGGGACACCAGTTGGTGGAAAATCAAAACAGAACTTGAACGGCTTCTGGAAGCTGAAAATACCTGGCAGGGCAAAAGGTTTGATTACTTAAACGGTAAAGCACTAAGAGCGGCAAAATATTAA
- the murJ gene encoding murein biosynthesis integral membrane protein MurJ has product MSKHNIFKASSILLVLFVASRVLGFIREQVIAALLGTTLQSDAFVVAATIPFTLSTIIGTSAGNALLPLYTGRLQDAGRSYLASTVLYVVGALVTLLTVLGMLFTPQVVDMLAPGFTGEARHIALLCTRIMLPSMVFLTMGFLAKAVLNAHREFTVPAMAPVLQNVIFIILILPLGGLMGPGLAWCTLAGALVFYLYNLPALGRFGIPWRPLMNTADPDVRRALLISIPVVLTTLAGRGFVFVDRWFGSHLAEGSIAALNFANRVRELPYGLFVAVISSVLFPVLAAASERRDMQLLRDRTAMGMRLVALVSYPSAALMLVLAVPVVRLLFERGAFDANATMATATALSFYAASVVAMSASSVLTYTFLSLRDALLPLWAGLAGLAVNILLDYLLVNPMGHAGLALGNTMGFFVTAVFFVAFLSNRLNGFDWRGQCVDQLKIITATLIFSVILRLLGKYTGLFNENISLWGQLLGMTLTVGAAGIVYLLALVLLDIEETAAIRHRIIKK; this is encoded by the coding sequence ATGTCAAAGCATAATATTTTCAAGGCTTCCTCTATTTTGCTGGTTTTGTTTGTAGCCAGCCGGGTGCTGGGCTTTATACGGGAACAGGTAATTGCCGCTTTATTGGGTACAACGCTGCAGTCCGATGCCTTTGTGGTGGCGGCGACTATCCCCTTTACTTTATCTACTATTATCGGCACTTCAGCGGGTAATGCTTTGCTGCCGTTATATACGGGGCGGTTGCAGGATGCCGGCCGGAGTTATTTAGCATCAACTGTTTTATATGTAGTTGGCGCCCTGGTGACATTATTAACGGTGCTGGGCATGCTATTTACACCACAGGTGGTGGATATGCTTGCGCCCGGATTTACCGGTGAGGCCAGGCATATAGCGTTGCTTTGTACCCGGATTATGCTTCCGTCAATGGTTTTTCTCACGATGGGTTTTTTAGCCAAGGCAGTGCTCAATGCCCATAGGGAATTTACCGTTCCGGCTATGGCGCCGGTGTTGCAGAATGTGATTTTTATAATATTGATTCTTCCTCTGGGCGGGCTTATGGGACCGGGCTTGGCCTGGTGCACCCTGGCCGGGGCACTGGTGTTCTACTTGTATAACCTGCCCGCCCTGGGACGGTTTGGCATCCCCTGGCGCCCGCTTATGAATACCGCTGATCCGGATGTGCGTCGCGCATTGCTGATTTCTATACCTGTTGTTCTGACCACTTTGGCTGGTCGGGGGTTTGTTTTTGTGGATCGCTGGTTTGGCTCTCATCTGGCGGAAGGGAGTATTGCCGCCCTGAACTTTGCCAACCGGGTACGTGAATTACCTTATGGTCTATTTGTTGCGGTTATATCTTCAGTTTTGTTTCCGGTCCTGGCCGCGGCTTCCGAGCGCCGGGATATGCAGTTGCTGCGTGACAGGACGGCCATGGGGATGCGTCTCGTGGCTCTGGTGAGCTATCCCAGTGCCGCATTGATGCTGGTGCTGGCTGTACCGGTAGTGCGACTGCTCTTTGAAAGGGGCGCTTTTGATGCGAATGCTACTATGGCTACTGCAACAGCACTGAGCTTCTATGCTGCTTCAGTGGTTGCCATGTCGGCAAGCTCTGTGTTGACTTATACATTCTTAAGCTTGCGGGATGCTCTGCTGCCTCTCTGGGCGGGGCTGGCCGGGCTTGCTGTCAATATATTGTTGGATTACCTGCTAGTGAATCCTATGGGCCATGCCGGACTGGCGCTGGGCAATACAATGGGTTTTTTTGTCACTGCTGTGTTTTTTGTAGCCTTTTTGTCCAATCGTTTAAATGGTTTTGATTGGCGCGGGCAATGTGTCGACCAGTTAAAAATAATAACCGCCACACTAATTTTTTCTGTTATATTGCGGCTTCTGGGCAAGTATACCGGCTTATTTAATGAGAACATATCTCTTTGGGGCCAGCTGTTGGGTATGACGCTGACGGTTGGTGCGGCGGGAATAGTCTACTTGCTGGCTTTGGTTCTATTAGATATTGAAGAAACTGCCGCTATCAGGCACAGGATTATAAAAAAATAG
- a CDS encoding metalloregulator ArsR/SmtB family transcription factor, whose amino-acid sequence MKKASKYEEPARLLKALAHPTRLCIVAGLMNDSCNVNKMKECLSLPQSTVSQQLAILRAQGIVDGVRHGTEVFYKIANDKVKELVKVLLDDDDIVFK is encoded by the coding sequence TTGAAAAAAGCATCTAAATACGAAGAACCCGCCAGGTTATTAAAGGCGCTTGCACATCCCACACGCTTGTGTATTGTAGCCGGGTTAATGAATGACAGCTGTAATGTCAACAAAATGAAAGAGTGCTTAAGTCTGCCGCAATCGACGGTATCCCAACAATTGGCCATATTGCGGGCCCAGGGTATTGTGGACGGTGTGCGTCACGGTACCGAGGTTTTTTATAAAATTGCGAATGATAAAGTTAAGGAATTAGTCAAAGTGCTTTTAGATGATGATGACATTGTTTTTAAGTAA
- the gap gene encoding type I glyceraldehyde-3-phosphate dehydrogenase, which produces MTIKIGINGFGRIGRNVFRAALDNPEVDVVAVNDLTDAKTLAHLLKYDSVHGVLHADIKVAEDGFTVNGKKVQVMAEKDPGALPWSELNVGMVIESTGRFTKGEAAAGHLRAGARKVIISAPGKNVDATIVMGVNHNDYDPEKHNIVSNASCTTNCLAPIVKVLHQQFNIKNGMMTTVHSYTNDQQILDLPHKDLRRARAAGVSIIPTTTGAAKAVGLVIPDLRGKLNGMAMRVPTPNVSVVDFVAVVEQPATVDEVNDALRRAADGELKGIMAYSDAPLVSKDYYGDYHSSIVDALSTIVMEGYLIKVLAWYDNEWGYSCRVLDLALYMAKRETGSVPKITWTGINRENMYRSVSAAYAAE; this is translated from the coding sequence ATGACCATCAAAATAGGCATTAACGGTTTCGGCCGCATCGGACGCAATGTTTTCCGGGCGGCGCTCGACAACCCGGAAGTGGATGTGGTAGCGGTTAATGATCTTACCGACGCCAAAACACTGGCCCACCTGTTAAAATATGATTCCGTACATGGTGTCCTGCATGCCGATATAAAAGTGGCAGAGGACGGTTTTACCGTTAACGGGAAAAAAGTTCAAGTTATGGCTGAAAAGGATCCCGGAGCACTGCCCTGGAGTGAGTTAAACGTAGGTATGGTAATTGAGTCCACCGGACGTTTTACCAAAGGAGAGGCCGCCGCCGGCCATCTGCGGGCCGGAGCCCGAAAGGTAATTATCAGCGCGCCGGGTAAAAATGTAGACGCTACCATAGTAATGGGGGTCAACCATAATGATTATGACCCGGAGAAACATAACATAGTCTCCAATGCATCTTGCACCACAAACTGTCTGGCCCCTATAGTTAAAGTATTGCACCAGCAATTTAATATTAAAAACGGTATGATGACTACGGTGCATTCCTATACCAATGACCAGCAGATATTGGACTTACCGCACAAAGATTTGCGGCGGGCGAGGGCCGCCGGTGTATCCATCATACCCACCACTACCGGAGCCGCTAAAGCCGTTGGGCTGGTCATCCCCGACCTCCGGGGCAAACTGAATGGAATGGCTATGCGAGTGCCCACTCCCAATGTGTCTGTGGTTGATTTTGTAGCTGTGGTGGAACAACCCGCTACAGTTGATGAAGTCAACGATGCGCTGCGGCGTGCCGCCGATGGTGAGTTAAAAGGAATTATGGCATACAGTGACGCGCCGTTGGTATCCAAGGATTATTACGGAGATTACCATTCTTCAATTGTTGACGCCCTTTCCACCATTGTTATGGAAGGCTACCTGATTAAAGTGCTCGCCTGGTATGACAACGAATGGGGTTACTCCTGCCGGGTACTGGATTTGGCGCTTTACATGGCCAAGCGGGAAACCGGAAGTGTGCCTAAAATAACCTGGACCGGTATAAACCGGGAAAATATGTACCGCAGTGTTTCCGCGGCTTACGCGGCGGAGTGA